ATTTATTAACCTAGAGTGAATTTATGattaactaatttttgtttttactacCAAGAAATGGATACCTGACGATTTACACAATATTTTGTCACCATAATTTCATAAACGAACTCTATTTACAAATCAGATTTCCCTTTTCTCTACTGAGCGCTGAAGAAAATTATTGAGGCATGCTACGAACAActggacaaaaaaattattaaattatcgtAATTATATTCACTTCATTCATCCGGATGCCTAAACGAATTTCGACGCAAATCGCGCCTCTCAAAGACAttctacattttataattttacaattgcCCATACCGTCTTTGGTATTCGCATTATTCGATCAATCATTCCTATCGCTAAGGCTCACAAAGAGTCAATCCCTCGGACTTTAATGTAATGTGTAAGATTGAAATGAATGAAAACCTCGACTTTTGTCTGAAGCTCCCTGCTAGGTGCTTTCTGCTTTGTGGGCAGATTCTATAATTTCCTTCAAGCATCGTCCAAATTCCTCGATTATTAGTTTTTGCGATGATTCATCATCCAACATATTTCGCTCTGATTCTTCTGCCTGTGCCATTAAACACTGACAGGTCATTTCGACAACTTTGTCGGTTAGGAAATTGAAAGGTtgtctgtaaaaaaataaaaatataattatatcgacagaaaatttaatttagttttatgtATTCATTATTCTTGGGTTCCATAAACTttacaacaattatttttgaaacctcAGTTTCTACATTTCTGGACTATTTGCTTACACTCAGTTTTTCCTATATGATGAACAGCCTCAATTGTTATAAAAGAAAATCCATATTTATGATGAATTAAAGGTGGGTATGAGATAAGTCAATTgaagcgaaatatttaaaagtaaacaatttgaaactgaattatttgacataGAAATCTTTAGAACTTCAGAGCTTTTAATTTtgtaacgttacaatttttatagttctatttttaaactgtttaatttgtaagtgaaattgttggatttttatgtagaaataataattgaacacgtattatttgtagaaaaaactgtGTAATTTcaagagacatttagaagtttgaaaagattcaaaattaatttaaaacttgaaattatgtcaagcaatttaaacgaagtgcgtgcaaaaaattttcagaacatctaaacatattttaaaatgaatagaatttttcctacaattttcgatatctcttaaaatctatttaaatattctgctaaaataatttttcataatgaaaaatcattttcaattttcctatgaataataagaaaatgtttttattcttttggagcctttcacaaATCTccaaagcttctacattttttgtttgaaatctgcaaaaatctagatttttttttaaattaggttgtgggtatttgtactgaaatttcagtcaaataaaatcttgaagcttttcaagtatgcttaaactatttaaaatgcaaatcgtttaacttctaatttaagaacttttaagttgtaaaaaattaaaaattttgaagtttttagcCCAAAATAactgtataatataattttaaaaacttgtaaagttcattgattgattctaaTCTATAGTACTGAAAATgtaaacgtggatttatatttttgaaatctaatctaaattttttaactctatcATTTATAAATggtaacaattttgaattttggagttaatctgcatttcatttaaaactgttcaattgaaaGGCGTTAATGCCTTCCAGTtgatacgtgtaaattattgatcatccgaataaaacatttttgaactaaaaacttttaaacttcaatttttagattcaaaagttccactttgaatgctttaatttgttgtttactttttactactttaaatggaaaaatgtttagaataaattcgattttttaaattttagtgaccgggaaaaatgtttgcgaaccgggaaatggccgggaattttttcttcgacTAAAACGGTTACCCTGAACATAGAATATAATAATTCATTACTTCTAACTTCATCGGATAAACTTACGAaaacaaaattctaataattGCAGTTGAAATAGCAGTTTTACGCAATTTCGAAGTCATAATTTCAGTTTTATTCATCTCGAAACTGGATGACATTTTtaaggaaagtttttttaaaagtttaattcttacATTCAATAACTAGAATTGAAATTCTCAGTTTTCTAATCATGAAAATTGTCTACGTTTTTTTAAATGGTCCTCCTGAATTTATAACACCTTTTAAGTCTCTCAGGAAATGAGTGGAAAATTACACTTGACTCCCCTATGcattttaaacctttcaaatacaattttatttttgtttaattgcaagtattattcgatttttttcttactgaaattCCATCGAATAACAATTCAAAAACGGatctttttatcgaaataaaattgCTCTTGTCAATGAAATAATTCGTTGGAAAAGAGAGAATCAAAacacatttaatatttaattattaaaaatattctagtaaTATATTGCTTCCTCATAGAAGGAGGTTTGTGATgatctaaaatttcaaatataattttttgaggtATTTCGATATAATTCGACCCCAGGAgttcgaaaatacttttttttttaattcaccgtgTGCGttattgttcgcgtcttcgagatgcaTCAATTGCCCAAATTAGGAACCTTTCGTGACCTACTATAACCTAccaatataatttttagatttttcaaaccatttttttccttgtttataagagaatttttttcatattgggAATATAACAGTACTTTCAATGTCAATTATTAATTAaccaataaacaaaaattaagattttcgatAAGACAGAAACGTgagttaacaaaatattaatagaatccttttttttttcttttttagggaaaaacTTAAAACTCATTTTATACCTATGAAGAATCAAAATGCtcataaaatgagaaaaataaatacacCCTTAGcgaatttaatatttggttgaaacttagatttaaatcataataaatccttatcattttttaagttttcataaaaaaaaggacatttttaagattagttattttcaaaccattttttaaaacattttcttgttCGAACTAAGCTTAATCGTCTAAAAAGAGAACCATTTTCCAAAAGCAGGAATCACAGCGGTTCAGTAgtacattttaaagtaaaaaacgggattttcaacaacaataaaaaaaagggaatttaatgtattattaaaaactttttaaacaatatgcgtatgttataaatttaatgtaACTGCTCTCTaactttcttttgataaaaatacatcagaaaaaaatcaagaatatcaaagattgaaaatatataaataattgttttgaaaattgaaaatgttttgaaaaaacaactgaattcaaaaaatataggttttgATTCCttattcttttccattttttcttgtacAGAAACATGAATTGTTTAAAGTGATTTTGTAAGTAATCTAGAAACTAATCAATTTAAAAGACAcaaaaatgactgttttttgAAAACCCTCCTCCCACTTACTattaaaattcacgaaaataacaaaattatgacgataagaattttttttaaatgcagttagATAACATATAAAATTCACCCACAAACAATTAGCTcgaatttaattcttctatttaaagGGTCCTAAAACgttgctaaaaaaaatattttcaaaactttttctacaaccTAGAAACGTCTAATTTTGACCAATGTCTTGATGTTGTCTGGAAAAGGGATTATTGCAATATTCCAATTTCAATCAGTCAACTCTTGAGAGTATaagatatttttgttattttcaactataaaattaatttatctttcgggtttaatttctaaattaaattggTATGcgggaaaaaaatctatttgaacTCGTGCTGTTTATGATTCTTCAAACATTAATCGaaccattgttttattttttttattctcaaggGAAATGAGGAGATTAGATAAAAAAGGGGacctacaaaagttatttttaatcaaaacctaGCATTTTTAGAAGTTCTCATATTTACTGCAAGTTCTGATTAAATTGACTAAACTGAAGTGGGATTTTAATCTACAATCCTTTCTTTTTTGTAACTTTTGTACTCTCGtacatatttttttctcgaatttaaggaaaaaaatcctAGTCCTACGAAATAGAATGAAGATTatgatagttttaaaaaaatcgaatcagGACAgctaaaattaaagtttcaatgcGCAAATCGTGCAGCTGCTTTTCTGTCGTGATTCCATTTTTACCTTTAAtagtgaaacaaaaaatatataaatattgagCGTACCTAGCGCCAGTGTTCGACGTAGCCGGCGGTCTAAAAGCGATTTCTGCATACTGTTGCATCTTAGCTTTATTGAGAGTGAGTTGAGCAGTTCGAACTTCCGCAGCATCAGCCAGATCTCTcaaggattttttatttgtacTCGTTTCCTCCACATTTCTACAACCAACGCATTTGCAATTTCCGGAACATGGGATTTTCgcctgaaaaaaagaaaagacaaatcGACAATTAGATCAATatgaaatattatgtaaaaattcaatttttcattgcgGACAAAAATCCAATTAATAGATTTTCAAACTACTAGACCAATTTTATATACCTCATAACATTCGCAGTAGTTTTTTAAGCAACCGCTTCGTTTACAGTTACAACCTTTGTTGTGTCGTCTGATATCTTCTTCCCGACCTTTTCCAATTTTCGGTCGGAAAGCATTTGGATTGCGTTCCAAACAAGACTTGATGGCTCTTTGTCTTTCTTCCTCATTTCCTAGATTGTTGGAACAGTTGTTGCAATTGCACATGTTACAGAATTCCCCATTCGCGAAGCAATCACAGTATCTGcgaacatatatttttattgaaaataactccatagactttttaaatataattatttaactgagTTGAGATTATAGCTGAGAGATTTCGTttttaagagaaaagaaaaaaaatcttttgctcTTTCAATTATGCTTTTTCaggattctatttttatattctatAAGACAAGATGTGCCTTTGTTTCGAATGATCAGAAAAGATTAAGAGTGACTTGAGCATTcaccgatttttttttctttcttttgttgaatTACGAATATCTTACAAATTTAATCTCTAATCATTATTGAAGAATGAAGATGAATTACTTACAATTTGAGACACTGGGATTTAGTACAATTGCAAGGTTTCCTTGGGCGAATTCCATTCGGTTCTGAAGGGGGAGCCGAAGACCTTTTACTTTCGGAAAGAgaagaaattgataaatttgcacTAGAGTCCATcgaattttgcgaaatattaagcAAACTGGATGACTGATTAAGTGATTTGTTTTTGCCATCTTCCTTTTGTTGCTGAAAAGAAggagaaaaataatataacattGAATTGCCAAATTCGCAATCCATTTCATAAGAcaggttttttaattaacaaaatatacctGGTACTGGGCTGGAAGAACAATTATGTTGCTGAGATTTGAATTTCCAGATATGACAGCCTGTCCGGATGCAAGTTGACTCAACGCAGAAGCTGGAATAGTGACTGTATTTTTCGCTTGACCCCCAACGTTCGCAGAGGCAGGAATTAATAGTCGTTGTCCAGGTCCACCAAGTCCGGTTTTTGGTGTCACAGTCCTTATTGCCTGTTTATTGAtgttcaagatttttaatttaaagaaatcatcGATCTTTACATTAACATGACTTGAAATAACTTCAgagataaaaatagtttttactagtcgcatacatttaaaataaattaatttttttagtaatacaAAATAACAGTTTCACATAAGAActcaaatttgtaatatttttgttttttcaacgaagaaaattaaattaaacgatACAAATACCCATAGAAaacccataaaaaataataatcaatatttggtaagttacatttttctaattctaTCACAAAATTGTATTTGCACACATGAAATTAACTTTAAAGTTAAGACatagatttaaaaatgtctaggtctaatcaaatgattttttaaatatacatataagtaataaaaaaaatgaagaacgcAGGATTTGAAAGAAATTCTACATGATTATATTGATTATATTGATGATTTTGTATTCTATGGAGGTtgttaatatttctaataaatgttttatttaatttgcaaaccTAATTAACAGAAataactatttttctattttcttactTTAATGAGCGtatttatagaactttttttatttaatttcgttcatCAGGGTTGGCACAAAATTTCACGCCTTTTCCTGTTTTTCcaggataattaaaaattttctaaacctaTCAATGAgaccaatttcaaaaaatgagagAATTTTAGATGAAATCAGATGGGAAACTAATTAAACACCAATTTAAAGTATctttaaagatttagaaaatttctttaaatattatataattccaataaaattaatcaattcccTTCAAAgacgataaatttaatttttttaatattttgaaaccctcacatattttggattatttaaaaataaattagcttcTAATTTCTTGGACTTCTATACCTTAATTGTCTACAACATAAAGCTTATAAACtccattctttttaaattgtagaatatttttttctaattttctaatctccgaatttcacatttttgttattaatacaaaataaatatcatacataattattcaattatgaaTACTTCCAATttgatatttgtaaattattttttgaattaatttatttcttaataacaTACAATTTAAAAGTAGACCTTCATTATGATCgtttatttgaaaccaaataaattttaatgtgacgctctaaaattgttcaatcaaaCGCTCTTAATTAAAATGTGTGCAAatgatttcaatttcaaattatttaattcacacTATTTCAAACGTAAAATTACTCACTATTAAGATTTAAAGACCGAGTAcgattaaattaagaaattatttttttttttaatatatgaatttgaaataatgcgattttgaacattttcgattaaaaactgtTCAACTGTTAaggatttcaattcaaaataaaatgttaaaatcttgAAAGAATCACATATAGTTTCATATTGATAAGTTTTAAACGCTATTAATTTACCATTTTATACTTACTAAagtttcaattagaaattatGCAATTTATAATATTCTCAAATTAAACCCTTAAACTACTAATGCTTTCAACTTACAATGtacctagaattttttaaagtattgaattacaaacaatacaattttgaaagtttcaattccaataaaaggaaaattaatgAACTAGTGAGATGGGACTGGAGATGGTGGAAATTTACTTTTAATGGCAATGAAACAATAGTTACATTAGCGAACAATGTGAGAAAATAGTAGCAATAGTAGAAATATAaataggaaaaataagaaaaagtggcAAACTCACTTTGACAATCTGCTGTTGACCAATTTTCTGGTGAACTCCAACTGTTTGGAGTGTCCCTTGAGGTTTCGATTTTCCGACAGTTACAACGTTGGTTGTTCCAGTGGAAGGTGTACTGACCAATCTTACGTACTGTACCTAGAATTTacaatcattaatatttttaaaaaatacattttactcAAGTTACCTGTTtcgatttaatgaaattttattattacctgCCGTCCGGGCATTTGGATCTGATGGACTTGATTCGACGTGACAATGTTTTGATTAGATGGGATTCTGATAACTTGATGACCACCTCCAAGGACTGTTCCCGGTTTCAAGGAACTCTAAAACaatgataaagaaatatttacaaatagtaatttttttaaaacaaaatccatcgcaaatttaattttgaatgaaaatagtgTTGAAAAAATTTACCTGTCTAATGATGACTTTCTGCGCAGTCTGTTGAATGCCTGGCTTTGATTGAGAATTTGATATCGATTTTCCTTGAATCGATGGTGCTGGCAAAATTTTTGTTGGAGATTTCATTGAGTTGGAAACAAGAGTCATTTTCGGGGTTCCACCTGACTGCACCAGTTTATTAACAATTATCCCCTGTAAGacacatttaaatacattttagtttCAAAGTAATTACAGTTTTCAGagtttataatttaagaatatcAAATGCAATAACATGTTTGAGTAAAAAggagattttcaacaacaaaaaaaggggGAATTACATTTATTATTCATTCATGATTTTGTCCGAACCAATAAAGTTTctgagaaaaattatgaaaatctaccaaaaaaaagacattcttatttttttattgtttgttgtaGTCCACTAAGACTATAATTTAGCCAAATTTCAACCCGATTCTGCCccatatttaaagtttaaatcgaaaaaacaaatcaaaaattgtttgcaaCGACCCTATTACATCACTGtgtgaaatttcaagaaaatatacaatttgttAAAGCTGGttgtagtttttctttaaaaatgacaaatttctacACTCAACTACGAATAAAGACTATCTtctaagaaaaagtagaaaaatctaCGACTGCAAAAtgaaggtttaattttttataatttgcaagttttttttaaattaaaattttctacaacatttaATGGATAtgtatttcaatatttctaataaatattaactcaaatttaaaaccccaaattgataattttcttcaatattatgTGAAGACCCTCGTAAAAGGCTGTAGTTTTTCCGGAGTATtcagattttctaaaattctcaaaACCGGTGAAAGCTAGTGAAAACTAACCAAGTTTTAAGGTAGATGATAGCAGATaccaatatttgtaaaattttagatgattttaaatttataataaacaaatcatttcagggtttaacatttttttaacgtattttgtgaattaaatagaattaagcCATACTAAAACAAATTACGtctacatttttctacaaaaaataaatacctaGAAGTTTACTCCATTTTAAGGAAacgcaaaaaaatgtaatcttttttacgATCGATTTATGCGAAAAAATTATTCCGAATCGaaaacgcattaaaaaaaaaattagcagaaatcctaaaaaatcatacgtatttttgtacaaattcttagaatctttcattgaaattcatcaaagttttttacaaattcatagaAATGATTTCCACCAGGGAATATAAAGggcttttcaatcattttttaattcgaaacaatATTCATCACtgctattaatataatttttgtttaattctacaattataatcatattagttttatttgtaagatatcaattagtaaatttaaagtttgccgtgaagtacttaaaaaattctatgacttttcaaggttttccaacaaattaaaaaaattccactaatcTTCTGGGTTGTGACAGAAATCGAACTTTTAAAactccaggttttccaggtgaacttttaaaaattttccaggataacttttaacaaaacttaaatcaaaataaaaacttaaatcaatttcaaatcattaTACTGTGCGGCAATGTAATTTCCAGAAAAATCCTTGTTCACTACCGACGAAAATGTTCTAAACGCCTGTTTTTTGAACTGTTACTAAAGtgccttatttttttataatattatcatgaCATTTTTCACTTCGTAACAGCGCAAATGGTAATAAAATTCTGCGTCTAATAAGCCCAAGTTGAAGGCAAAATATCTATCTTATAAAACGATATAGCAAGAAAACGTCAAATTGACATGAATTCAAAAATTGGGATAACTCTggatataatttacatttttttaaagttcttggtCTTATCTTAAAGTAAGTCTCCaagaaaattcattgattttttgaaataattatagtgtcttataaaaatgtgtaaatacttacattttttttaaaacattatttattatattttcacaaatctgagtaataattataaaaatattaaattatgtggtgcgtaaaatcattatttttaaatttgtgactTTCTGCACCAAGTTCTGTCCTACGGTAGAATCAGcggaataaattctaaaaattactgCATAATTTGGCAAAATACTAATTCAGgcttatctttaaaattatccgAAGAATTATCGGAAATGGTGATTATATCCAGAGTTGttttagaatttcgaaaacaattaattttgacgTATTTTCCAATATCTATTTATTAAATGGACATTATTTAACCACTATTATTTAATTCCAAAGCAAGTTTTTTAATGTAGTGAAAAATGTAGTTATGTTAAAAGTAGTtatgtgtaatagtaaataactTAATCAATTCCTATCGATCTGAATTTGCATAATAAGcgaaaaagttctaaaataattattaaaacttgaaaaataaatagaaatcaaaatttcCGGGCTCTTTTTTCAAAACTCTATGACTTATCCGGGTTCTGTAGAAACCTTGAATAAGCAGTAATTAAATAACAAGGCCATGAAAAAATAGCCAAGTAACTTACTTGTTTTTGATGCGTAGAGGGAATAATGTGCTGCACTTTTCCGCCGCCTATGAGCCCCATTTGTTGAGCTTGAGCCAAAGTAATCGTTTTTGTCGGACTAGTAATGTTTTGTCCGGTACTATTATTACTTATAAACTTTATAGCCTGTTGCTGGTTGTCACCTTGTGTTGTGAAGAGAACTTGACCTGGTTGAGCTTGACCACCAGTGAGAATCATTTTTGTGTAaacctgtaaataaataattattgagagtagagtttaaatttcaatgcaCAAActgattcatttaatttttaaaaaaagaaactgacgTTTCGATTTGCCTGTACACTTTGAGCAGGCCTTTTTACAGAAGACTGGACAGTTTTAACAGCATGAACATTACTCAAAGTGATCGTGCCAGATTGACTTGTCGTCATGATTGGTTTATTGGGCTGGGCTGATCGCAATTGTACGATATTGCCATCAGCAGATTTTGCTGTTATTAAAGTTTGAGCCAAACTTTGCAACTGGCCTGCGGAAGCTGTGGATGGGtgggaaattttcaatatttgactgGCGCCTTGTCCGCCAGCTGGAGATACAATCATGATTGATTGGCTTTGTGTTGGCTGACTGACGCTCTGTTTCATCTGAAATATAGACTTATTCTGATGaatctattaaattaatttgtcaagTTCCTATATCCTAAAACCTAAGGATTaacgttttttttagtttttattttgtattaaagtaaTATAGCCACCTGTAATGTAGAAACAGGAACTCTTTGCAGCGTCGGTTTCGTTTGGAAAATCATATTCTGATTGTTTTGATTGGCTGTTGTGTATATGATTTGCTCGGTTTGAACCTCTTCGGTAACGTCACTCATCTCGACGTCTGGAAGGACAGTTTCTACGTCTGGTTCGGATTCTCGTTCTATCACGATGTGTTCCTCGTCGGTCGTCATTACTTCCTCGGCATTCATACATTCTAATTCGCCAGAAATGCTGGTGTACGTCTCGAAATCATTGCCTGCATATTGTTCGACGTTGTGGGAAAGACTCAAAGCGCTCAAATCCCCATCACTGAGAGTTCGAGAATCTAGAGCCACTGGTT
This DNA window, taken from Belonocnema kinseyi isolate 2016_QV_RU_SX_M_011 chromosome 9, B_treatae_v1, whole genome shotgun sequence, encodes the following:
- the LOC117180022 gene encoding protein lin-54 homolog — protein: MSGNKGQSMRALVEPVALDSRTLSDGDLSALSLSHNVEQYAGNDFETYTSISGELECMNAEEVMTTDEEHIVIERESEPDVETVLPDVEMSDVTEEVQTEQIIYTTANQNNQNMIFQTKPTLQRVPVSTLQMKQSVSQPTQSQSIMIVSPAGGQGASQILKISHPSTASAGQLQSLAQTLITAKSADGNIVQLRSAQPNKPIMTTSQSGTITLSNVHAVKTVQSSVKRPAQSVQANRNVYTKMILTGGQAQPGQVLFTTQGDNQQQAIKFISNNSTGQNITSPTKTITLAQAQQMGLIGGGKVQHIIPSTHQKQGIIVNKLVQSGGTPKMTLVSNSMKSPTKILPAPSIQGKSISNSQSKPGIQQTAQKVIIRQSSLKPGTVLGGGHQVIRIPSNQNIVTSNQVHQIQMPGRQVQYVRLVSTPSTGTTNVVTVGKSKPQGTLQTVGVHQKIGQQQIVKAIRTVTPKTGLGGPGQRLLIPASANVGGQAKNTVTIPASALSQLASGQAVISGNSNLSNIIVLPAQYQQQKEDGKNKSLNQSSSLLNISQNSMDSSANLSISSLSESKRSSAPPSEPNGIRPRKPCNCTKSQCLKLYCDCFANGEFCNMCNCNNCSNNLGNEEERQRAIKSCLERNPNAFRPKIGKGREEDIRRHNKGCNCKRSGCLKNYCECYEAKIPCSGNCKCVGCRNVEETSTNKKSLRDLADAAEVRTAQLTLNKAKMQQYAEIAFRPPATSNTGARQPFNFLTDKVVEMTCQCLMAQAEESERNMLDDESSQKLIIEEFGRCLKEIIESAHKAEST